The following coding sequences are from one Venturia canescens isolate UGA chromosome 5, ASM1945775v1, whole genome shotgun sequence window:
- the LOC122410667 gene encoding uncharacterized protein isoform X1 — MFKITIYLMACAMATVMGVDPSSTPVIVNGLKYQCQARGDYLGACSALNINQGEFTCDNLMCAKLIEEGVYEAVPTGPVLDYTACAKGKVCKAGKCERVGPAGVPPQLGPGPQYSCRPPASTVAAVRPQVNTETAGSSGQIPMPAVRPKVWASTVDSSRVDPMPAGRSQASTPGAESRGGVPILAVRPQVRTPSPRPSHQQNSKTIIVEPNTSAQKRKRTQ, encoded by the exons ATGTTCAAAATCACGATCTATTTGATGGCATGTGCGATGGCCACCGTAATGGGCGTGGACCCATCCTCG ACACCGGTCATCGTCAACGGATTGAAATATCAATGCCAGGCTCGAGGTGATTATTTGGGAGCTTGCTCC GCCCTGAACATCAATCAAGGCGAATTTACCTGCGACAACCTTATGTGTGCGAAATTAATCGAAGAGGGCGTTTATGAAGCAGTCCCGACTGGACCTGTTTTGGATTACACTGCGTGCGCTAAGGGAAAA GTTTGCAAGGCAGGAAAATGTGAACGTGTAGGACCAGCAGGTGTTCCTCCCCAACTGGGACCCGGTCCACAATATTCGTGTCGTCCACCAGCAAGTACTGTGGCTGCAGTACGTCCCCAAGTCAATACCGAAACCGCAGGATCAAGCGGTCAAATTCCAATGCCTGCAGTACGACCCAAAGTGTGGGCCTCAACTGTAGATTCAAGTAGAGTTGATCCAATGCCTGCAGGACGCTCTCAGGCGAGTACCCCAGGTGCAGAATCGCGTGGTGGAGTCCCAATACTGGCAGTACGTCCTCAAGTCAGAACCCCTTCTCCAAGACCAAGCCATCAACAAAATAGCAAAACAATTATTGTGGAACCGAATACATCTgcacaaaagagaaaaagaacacagtaa
- the LOC122410667 gene encoding uncharacterized protein isoform X2, translated as MFKITIYLMACAMATVMGVDPSSTPVIVNGLKYQCQARGDYLGACSALNINQGEFTCDNLMCAKLIEEGVYEAVPTGPVLDYTACAKGKVCKAGKCERVGPAGVPPQLGPGPQYSCRPPASTVAAVRPQVNTETAGSSGQIPMPAVRPKVWASTVDSSRVDPMPAGRSQASTPGAESRGGVPILACFRNCWKST; from the exons ATGTTCAAAATCACGATCTATTTGATGGCATGTGCGATGGCCACCGTAATGGGCGTGGACCCATCCTCG ACACCGGTCATCGTCAACGGATTGAAATATCAATGCCAGGCTCGAGGTGATTATTTGGGAGCTTGCTCC GCCCTGAACATCAATCAAGGCGAATTTACCTGCGACAACCTTATGTGTGCGAAATTAATCGAAGAGGGCGTTTATGAAGCAGTCCCGACTGGACCTGTTTTGGATTACACTGCGTGCGCTAAGGGAAAA GTTTGCAAGGCAGGAAAATGTGAACGTGTAGGACCAGCAGGTGTTCCTCCCCAACTGGGACCCGGTCCACAATATTCGTGTCGTCCACCAGCAAGTACTGTGGCTGCAGTACGTCCCCAAGTCAATACCGAAACCGCAGGATCAAGCGGTCAAATTCCAATGCCTGCAGTACGACCCAAAGTGTGGGCCTCAACTGTAGATTCAAGTAGAGTTGATCCAATGCCTGCAGGACGCTCTCAGGCGAGTACCCCAGGTGCAGAATCGCGTGGTGGAGTCCCAATACTGGCA TGTTTTAGAAACTGTTGGAAGAGCACCTGA